The following coding sequences are from one Dromaius novaehollandiae isolate bDroNov1 chromosome 24, bDroNov1.hap1, whole genome shotgun sequence window:
- the ESPN gene encoding espin isoform X2, with amino-acid sequence MALERALLAARQGDVEALRALRAAGLLRPGLRDALGASPAHHAARAGRLACLRYLAAEAALRGDARARNGATPAHDAAATGNLACLQWLLTQGGCGVQDTDNSGATILHLAARFGHHEVIDWLLRFGGSDPTAATETGALPVHYAAAKGDFPSLQLLLGHCPSTLGARTKTGATPLYLACQEGHLELVQFLVKDCGADPHVRASDGMTPLHAAAQMGHNTVIVWLMSFTTVSLSERDGAGATAMHFAASRGHAKVLSWLLLHGGEISADAWGGTPLHDAAENGELECCQILVVNGADLGVRDHDGYTAADLADCNGHGPCAEYLRTVENMSAEHRALSRDPSGDGEGRQPDSGMSSPNTTASAPQARFELGSPASTLSSYDSCNSSRSSTGGQRGGPPGATAARGPAAALADMQAYMDMLDPEPRPRGARGPPGEGPPPPPPPPPGFPPPPPPGARPPPPPPPGYPAPAPPAQHTADIYVRAKNNLRHVESQALHRELASRESSPEGLRRADSTRRSRTFGKQPSTGDYYKQLGPGAAEPPGPRGTAPSQEAPLLSADTMHNGSPAESKPGTEPPPPPPPPPLPAAACPPPPPPPPPAEAPTGPRRSSSSAGSTKSFNMMSPTGDNSELLAEIKAGKSLKPTPQSKGFTTVFSGSGQAGANAESPASSPSPARTPTPPATPEAAAAAPRAGGSPEPVVNGSSPVPAAGAGGPPDAEALVPSRDEQGRPIPEWKRQVMVRKLQLKMQEEEEQKRKLEPGSVSPAARRHCSPARGAVLGPFGQLMTEQDILRIERQIENLQVMRKVQTAEPQLQQLEEELRQLLPLSAALAPEPFSLDPERVQGRADDLPAWCSKISALLKSMAVLLAALGGKEGDAVASAAAAAAAAPGGHDARREILRSGVSVKTLKASYEAPAPGACLGEPPRAAGAAGAAGAAGPGLPRRSRPVQTELSCPPDGTAARKERAVSLFLQHWRTWALAQAARPPPPALGRLLGRWRSRVPGRQLRRLGRAARLYWPQQFLPHVGGRPPPYESLSLERFMLGYFQLLEMNLSREERRFRHLLCYEMFARLGRHPWARIRRFHRAALERVEAGRRGWRDGFDDLARHFFGGDGAPAAVPGGGGGDDGVCRNAGGSFSSWKEREAGTGDA; translated from the exons atgGCGCTGGagcgggcgctgctggcggcgcggCAGGGCGACGTGGAGGCGctgcgggcgctgcgggcggcggggctgctgcggccggggctgcgggacgCGCTGGGCGCCTCGCCCGCGCACCacgccgcccgcgccggccgcctCGCCTGCCTCCGCTACCTGGCCGCCGAGGCGGCGCTCCGCGGGGACGCGCGAGCGCGCAACGGGGCCACGCCGGCCCACGACGCCGCCGCCACCGGCAACCTCGCCTGTCTCCAGTGGCTGCTCACGCAGGGCGGCTGCGGCGTGCAG GACACAGACAACTCCGGTGCCACCATCCTGCATCTCGCGGCCCGTTTCGGGCACCACGAAGTCATCGACTGGCTCCTCCGCTTCGGGGGCAGCGACCCCACGGCAGCCACGGAGACGGGAGCGCTGCCCGTCCACTACGCTGCGGCCAAAGGAGATTTCCCTTCCCTGCAACTTCTCTTAGGACACTGCCCGAG CACGCTCGGCGCGCGGACCAAGACCGGTGCCACCCCTCTGTACCTCGCCTGCCAGGAGGGCCACCTGGAGCTCGTCCAGTTCCTGGTGAAGGACTGCGGCGCCGACCCCCACGTGCGCGCCAGCGACGGCATGACGCCGCTGCACGCCGCCGCCCAGATGGGCCACAACACCGTCATCGTCTGGCTg aTGAGCTTCACCACGGTGAGCCTCTCGGAGCGGGACGGCGCCGGCGCCACGGCCATGCACTTCGCCGCCAGCCGCGGCCACGCCAAGGTgctgagctggctgctgctgcacgGCGGCGAGATCAGCGCCGACGCctggggcggcacgccgctgcacGACGCCGCCGAGAACGGCGAGCTGGAG TGCTGCCAGATCCTGGTGGTGAACGGCGCCGACCTCGGCGTGCGCGACCACGACGGCTACACCGCGGCCGACCTCGCCGACTGCAACGGCCACGGCCCCTGCGCCGAGTACCTGCGCACCGTGGAGAACATG AGCGCCGAGCACCGCGCGCTGTCGCGGGACCCCTCCGGCGACGGCGAGGGCCGGCAGCCCGACTCGGGCATGTCGTCGCCCAACACCACGGCGTCGGCGCCGCAGGCGCGCTTCGAGCTGGGCTCCCCGGCCAGCACCCTCTCCAGCTACGACTCCTGCAACTCCAGCCGCTCCAGCACCGGCGGCCAGCGGGGCGGCCCGCCCGGGGCCACCGCAGCCC gcggccccgccgcggcgctcgcCGACATGCAGGCCTACATGGACATGCTGGACCccgagccgcggccgcggggcgcccgggggccgcccggcgagggccccccgccgccgccgccgccgccgcccggcttccccccgccgccgccgccgggcgcccggccgcccccgccgccgccccccggctacccggcgcccgcgccgcccgcccagcACACGGCCGACATCTACGTGCGGGCCAAGAACAACCTGCGGCACGTGGAGAGCCAGGCGCTGCACCGCGAG CTGGCGTCGCGCGAGAGCAGCCCCGAGGGCCTGCGGCGGGCCGACTCCACGAGGAGGTCGAGGACCTTCGGCAAGCAGCCGAGCACCGGCGACTACTACAAGCAGctggggcccggcgccgccgagccgcccgggccccgcggcacGGCGCCCAGCCAGGAG GCGCCGCTCCTCTCCGCGGACACCATGCACAACGGCAGCCCGGCGGAGAGCAAGCCCGgcacggagccgccgccgccgccgccgccgccgccgctgcccgccgccgcctgcccgccgcccccgccgccgccgccgccggccgaggCCCCCACCGGCCCccgccgctcctcctcctccgcgggaA GTACCAAGTCCTTCAACATGATGTCCCCCACCGGCGACAACTCGGAGCTGCTGGCCGAGATCAAGGCCGGGAAGAGCCTCAAGCCGACGCCGCAGAGCAAAGGCTTCACCACCGTCTTCTCCGGCAGCGGCCAGGCGGGCGCCAAC GCCGAGTCGCCGGCATCCTCCCCGTCGCCGGCCAGGACGCCGACCCCGCCGGCCACCcccgaggccgcggcggcggcgccgcgggcgggcggctcgCCGGAGCCGGTGGTGAACGGGAGCtcgccggtgccggcggcgggggccggggggccgccggACGCGGAGGCGCTGGTGCCGAGCCGCGACGAGCAGGGCCGGCCCATCCCCGAGTGGAAGCGGCAGGTGATGGTGCGCAAGCTGCAGCTGAagatgcaggaggaggaggagcagaagcGCAAG CTGGAGCCCGGGAGCGTCTCGCCCGCCGCGCGCCGGCACTGCTCCCCCGCCCGCGGGGCCGTGCTGGGACCCTTTGGGCAGCTCATGACGGAGCAGGACATTCTCCGCATTGAGAGGCAAATCGAAAACCTGCAGGTGATGCGCAAGGTGCAGACGGCGGAgccgcagctgcagcagctggaggaggagctgcggCAGCTCCTGCCGCTCTCCGCCGCCCTGGCCCCGGAGCCCTTCAGCCTCGACCCCGAGCGCGTGCAGGGCCGCGCCGACGACCTGCCCGCCTGGTGCAGCAAGATCTCCGCGCTGCTCAAGAGCATGGCCGTGCTGCTGGCCGCGCTGGGGGGCAAGGAGGGCGATGCCGTCGCCagtgccgctgccgccgctgccgccgcgccggggggccacgACGCCCGCCGGGAGATCCTGCGGAGCGGCGTCTCCGTGAAGACGCTCAAGGCCAGCTACGAGGCGCCGGCGCCCGGGGCCTGCCTCGgcgagccgccccgcgccgcgggggccgcgggggccgcgggggccgcggggccggggctgccccggcgcaGCCGCCCGGTGCAGACGGAGCTCAGCTGCCCGCCGGACGGCACCGCCGCGCGCAAGGAGCGCGCCgtctccctcttcctgcagcactGGCGGACCTGGGCGCTGGCGCAGGCGGCCCGGCCACCACCGCCGGCgctggggaggctgctggggcgCTGGCGCAGCCGGGTGCCCGGGCGGCAGCTCCGCCGcctcggccgcgccgcccggctcTACTGGCCGCAGCAGTTCTTGCCGCACGtgggcggccgcccgccgccctacGAGAGCCTCTCGCTGGAGCGCTTCATGCTGGGCTACTTCCAGCTGCTGGAGATGAACCTGAGCCGGGAGGAGCGGCGCTTCCGGCACCTGCTCTGCTACGAGATGTTCGCGCGCCTGGGCCGGCACCCCTGGGCGCGCATCCGCCGCTTCCACCGCGCCGCCCTGGAGCGCGTGGAGGCCGGCCGCCGCGGCTGGCGCGACGGCTTCGACGACCTGGCGCGCCACTTCTTCGGCGGCgacggcgccccggccgcggtgccgggcggcggcggcggcgacgacgGCGTCTGCCGCAACGCGGGCGGCAGCTTCTCCTCCTGGAAGGAGCGGGAGGCCGGGACGGGCGACGCCTga
- the ESPN gene encoding espin isoform X4: MALERALLAARQGDVEALRALRAAGLLRPGLRDALGASPAHHAARAGRLACLRYLAAEAALRGDARARNGATPAHDAAATGNLACLQWLLTQGGCGVQDTDNSGATILHLAARFGHHEVIDWLLRFGGSDPTAATETGALPVHYAAAKGDFPSLQLLLGHCPSTLGARTKTGATPLYLACQEGHLELVQFLVKDCGADPHVRASDGMTPLHAAAQMGHNTVIVWLMSFTTVSLSERDGAGATAMHFAASRGHAKVLSWLLLHGGEISADAWGGTPLHDAAENGELECCQILVVNGADLGVRDHDGYTAADLADCNGHGPCAEYLRTVENMSAEHRALSRDPSGDGEGRQPDSGMSSPNTTASAPQARFELGSPASTLSSYDSCNSSRSSTGGQRGGPPGATAARGPAAALADMQAYMDMLDPEPRPRGARGPPGEGPPPPPPPPPGFPPPPPPGARPPPPPPPGYPAPAPPAQHTADIYVRAKNNLRHVESQALHRELASRESSPEGLRRADSTRRSRTFGKQPSTGDYYKQLGPGAAEPPGPRGTAPSQEAPLLSADTMHNGSPAESKPGTEPPPPPPPPPLPAAACPPPPPPPPPAEAPTGPRRSSSSAGSTKSFNMMSPTGDNSELLAEIKAGKSLKPTPQSKGFTTVFSGSGQAGANAESPASSPSPARTPTPPATPEAAAAAPRAGGSPEPVVNGSSPVPAAGAGGPPDAEALVPSRDEQGRPIPEWKRQVMVRKLQLKMQEEEEQKRKEQEEEARLASMPAWRRDILRKKLEEEREQKRKEQEKLRREEEEKEKEQSEKLRTLGYDETKLAPWQRQIILKKGDIAKH, from the exons atgGCGCTGGagcgggcgctgctggcggcgcggCAGGGCGACGTGGAGGCGctgcgggcgctgcgggcggcggggctgctgcggccggggctgcgggacgCGCTGGGCGCCTCGCCCGCGCACCacgccgcccgcgccggccgcctCGCCTGCCTCCGCTACCTGGCCGCCGAGGCGGCGCTCCGCGGGGACGCGCGAGCGCGCAACGGGGCCACGCCGGCCCACGACGCCGCCGCCACCGGCAACCTCGCCTGTCTCCAGTGGCTGCTCACGCAGGGCGGCTGCGGCGTGCAG GACACAGACAACTCCGGTGCCACCATCCTGCATCTCGCGGCCCGTTTCGGGCACCACGAAGTCATCGACTGGCTCCTCCGCTTCGGGGGCAGCGACCCCACGGCAGCCACGGAGACGGGAGCGCTGCCCGTCCACTACGCTGCGGCCAAAGGAGATTTCCCTTCCCTGCAACTTCTCTTAGGACACTGCCCGAG CACGCTCGGCGCGCGGACCAAGACCGGTGCCACCCCTCTGTACCTCGCCTGCCAGGAGGGCCACCTGGAGCTCGTCCAGTTCCTGGTGAAGGACTGCGGCGCCGACCCCCACGTGCGCGCCAGCGACGGCATGACGCCGCTGCACGCCGCCGCCCAGATGGGCCACAACACCGTCATCGTCTGGCTg aTGAGCTTCACCACGGTGAGCCTCTCGGAGCGGGACGGCGCCGGCGCCACGGCCATGCACTTCGCCGCCAGCCGCGGCCACGCCAAGGTgctgagctggctgctgctgcacgGCGGCGAGATCAGCGCCGACGCctggggcggcacgccgctgcacGACGCCGCCGAGAACGGCGAGCTGGAG TGCTGCCAGATCCTGGTGGTGAACGGCGCCGACCTCGGCGTGCGCGACCACGACGGCTACACCGCGGCCGACCTCGCCGACTGCAACGGCCACGGCCCCTGCGCCGAGTACCTGCGCACCGTGGAGAACATG AGCGCCGAGCACCGCGCGCTGTCGCGGGACCCCTCCGGCGACGGCGAGGGCCGGCAGCCCGACTCGGGCATGTCGTCGCCCAACACCACGGCGTCGGCGCCGCAGGCGCGCTTCGAGCTGGGCTCCCCGGCCAGCACCCTCTCCAGCTACGACTCCTGCAACTCCAGCCGCTCCAGCACCGGCGGCCAGCGGGGCGGCCCGCCCGGGGCCACCGCAGCCC gcggccccgccgcggcgctcgcCGACATGCAGGCCTACATGGACATGCTGGACCccgagccgcggccgcggggcgcccgggggccgcccggcgagggccccccgccgccgccgccgccgccgcccggcttccccccgccgccgccgccgggcgcccggccgcccccgccgccgccccccggctacccggcgcccgcgccgcccgcccagcACACGGCCGACATCTACGTGCGGGCCAAGAACAACCTGCGGCACGTGGAGAGCCAGGCGCTGCACCGCGAG CTGGCGTCGCGCGAGAGCAGCCCCGAGGGCCTGCGGCGGGCCGACTCCACGAGGAGGTCGAGGACCTTCGGCAAGCAGCCGAGCACCGGCGACTACTACAAGCAGctggggcccggcgccgccgagccgcccgggccccgcggcacGGCGCCCAGCCAGGAG GCGCCGCTCCTCTCCGCGGACACCATGCACAACGGCAGCCCGGCGGAGAGCAAGCCCGgcacggagccgccgccgccgccgccgccgccgccgctgcccgccgccgcctgcccgccgcccccgccgccgccgccgccggccgaggCCCCCACCGGCCCccgccgctcctcctcctccgcgggaA GTACCAAGTCCTTCAACATGATGTCCCCCACCGGCGACAACTCGGAGCTGCTGGCCGAGATCAAGGCCGGGAAGAGCCTCAAGCCGACGCCGCAGAGCAAAGGCTTCACCACCGTCTTCTCCGGCAGCGGCCAGGCGGGCGCCAAC GCCGAGTCGCCGGCATCCTCCCCGTCGCCGGCCAGGACGCCGACCCCGCCGGCCACCcccgaggccgcggcggcggcgccgcgggcgggcggctcgCCGGAGCCGGTGGTGAACGGGAGCtcgccggtgccggcggcgggggccggggggccgccggACGCGGAGGCGCTGGTGCCGAGCCGCGACGAGCAGGGCCGGCCCATCCCCGAGTGGAAGCGGCAGGTGATGGTGCGCAAGCTGCAGCTGAagatgcaggaggaggaggagcagaagcGCAAG gagcaggaggaggaggcgcgCCTGGCCAGCATGCCGGCCTGGAGGAGGGACATCCTGCGCaagaagctggaggaggagag GGAGCAGAAACG GAAAGAGCAGGAGAAGCTGCGgcgcgaggaggaggagaaggagaaggagcagTCGGAGAAGCTAAGGACTCTTGGGTACGATGAGACCAAGCTGGCGCCCTGGCAGCGGCAGATCATCCTGAAGAAAGGGGACATAGCGAAGCACTAG
- the ESPN gene encoding espin isoform X3, with the protein MALERALLAARQGDVEALRALRAAGLLRPGLRDALGASPAHHAARAGRLACLRYLAAEAALRGDARARNGATPAHDAAATGNLACLQWLLTQGGCGVQDTDNSGATILHLAARFGHHEVIDWLLRFGGSDPTAATETGALPVHYAAAKGDFPSLQLLLGHCPSTLGARTKTGATPLYLACQEGHLELVQFLVKDCGADPHVRASDGMTPLHAAAQMGHNTVIVWLMSFTTVSLSERDGAGATAMHFAASRGHAKVLSWLLLHGGEISADAWGGTPLHDAAENGELECCQILVVNGADLGVRDHDGYTAADLADCNGHGPCAEYLRTVENMSAEHRALSRDPSGDGEGRQPDSGMSSPNTTASAPQARFELGSPASTLSSYDSCNSSRSSTGGQRGGPPGATAARGPAAALADMQAYMDMLDPEPRPRGARGPPGEGPPPPPPPPPGFPPPPPPGARPPPPPPPGYPAPAPPAQHTADIYVRAKNNLRHVESQALHRELASRESSPEGLRRADSTRRSRTFGKQPSTGDYYKQLGPGAAEPPGPRGTAPSQEAPLLSADTMHNGSPAESKPGTEPPPPPPPPPLPAAACPPPPPPPPPAEAPTGPRRSSSSAGKGKALRQMKSTKSFNMMSPTGDNSELLAEIKAGKSLKPTPQSKGFTTVFSGSGQAGANAESPASSPSPARTPTPPATPEAAAAAPRAGGSPEPVVNGSSPVPAAGAGGPPDAEALVPSRDEQGRPIPEWKRQVMVRKLQLKMQEEEEQKRKEQEEEARLASMPAWRRDILRKKLEEEREQKRKEQEKLRREEEEKEKEQSEKLRTLGYDETKLAPWQRQIILKKGDIAKH; encoded by the exons atgGCGCTGGagcgggcgctgctggcggcgcggCAGGGCGACGTGGAGGCGctgcgggcgctgcgggcggcggggctgctgcggccggggctgcgggacgCGCTGGGCGCCTCGCCCGCGCACCacgccgcccgcgccggccgcctCGCCTGCCTCCGCTACCTGGCCGCCGAGGCGGCGCTCCGCGGGGACGCGCGAGCGCGCAACGGGGCCACGCCGGCCCACGACGCCGCCGCCACCGGCAACCTCGCCTGTCTCCAGTGGCTGCTCACGCAGGGCGGCTGCGGCGTGCAG GACACAGACAACTCCGGTGCCACCATCCTGCATCTCGCGGCCCGTTTCGGGCACCACGAAGTCATCGACTGGCTCCTCCGCTTCGGGGGCAGCGACCCCACGGCAGCCACGGAGACGGGAGCGCTGCCCGTCCACTACGCTGCGGCCAAAGGAGATTTCCCTTCCCTGCAACTTCTCTTAGGACACTGCCCGAG CACGCTCGGCGCGCGGACCAAGACCGGTGCCACCCCTCTGTACCTCGCCTGCCAGGAGGGCCACCTGGAGCTCGTCCAGTTCCTGGTGAAGGACTGCGGCGCCGACCCCCACGTGCGCGCCAGCGACGGCATGACGCCGCTGCACGCCGCCGCCCAGATGGGCCACAACACCGTCATCGTCTGGCTg aTGAGCTTCACCACGGTGAGCCTCTCGGAGCGGGACGGCGCCGGCGCCACGGCCATGCACTTCGCCGCCAGCCGCGGCCACGCCAAGGTgctgagctggctgctgctgcacgGCGGCGAGATCAGCGCCGACGCctggggcggcacgccgctgcacGACGCCGCCGAGAACGGCGAGCTGGAG TGCTGCCAGATCCTGGTGGTGAACGGCGCCGACCTCGGCGTGCGCGACCACGACGGCTACACCGCGGCCGACCTCGCCGACTGCAACGGCCACGGCCCCTGCGCCGAGTACCTGCGCACCGTGGAGAACATG AGCGCCGAGCACCGCGCGCTGTCGCGGGACCCCTCCGGCGACGGCGAGGGCCGGCAGCCCGACTCGGGCATGTCGTCGCCCAACACCACGGCGTCGGCGCCGCAGGCGCGCTTCGAGCTGGGCTCCCCGGCCAGCACCCTCTCCAGCTACGACTCCTGCAACTCCAGCCGCTCCAGCACCGGCGGCCAGCGGGGCGGCCCGCCCGGGGCCACCGCAGCCC gcggccccgccgcggcgctcgcCGACATGCAGGCCTACATGGACATGCTGGACCccgagccgcggccgcggggcgcccgggggccgcccggcgagggccccccgccgccgccgccgccgccgcccggcttccccccgccgccgccgccgggcgcccggccgcccccgccgccgccccccggctacccggcgcccgcgccgcccgcccagcACACGGCCGACATCTACGTGCGGGCCAAGAACAACCTGCGGCACGTGGAGAGCCAGGCGCTGCACCGCGAG CTGGCGTCGCGCGAGAGCAGCCCCGAGGGCCTGCGGCGGGCCGACTCCACGAGGAGGTCGAGGACCTTCGGCAAGCAGCCGAGCACCGGCGACTACTACAAGCAGctggggcccggcgccgccgagccgcccgggccccgcggcacGGCGCCCAGCCAGGAG GCGCCGCTCCTCTCCGCGGACACCATGCACAACGGCAGCCCGGCGGAGAGCAAGCCCGgcacggagccgccgccgccgccgccgccgccgccgctgcccgccgccgcctgcccgccgcccccgccgccgccgccgccggccgaggCCCCCACCGGCCCccgccgctcctcctcctccgcgggaA AAGGCAAAGCCTTGAGGCAGATGAAGA GTACCAAGTCCTTCAACATGATGTCCCCCACCGGCGACAACTCGGAGCTGCTGGCCGAGATCAAGGCCGGGAAGAGCCTCAAGCCGACGCCGCAGAGCAAAGGCTTCACCACCGTCTTCTCCGGCAGCGGCCAGGCGGGCGCCAAC GCCGAGTCGCCGGCATCCTCCCCGTCGCCGGCCAGGACGCCGACCCCGCCGGCCACCcccgaggccgcggcggcggcgccgcgggcgggcggctcgCCGGAGCCGGTGGTGAACGGGAGCtcgccggtgccggcggcgggggccggggggccgccggACGCGGAGGCGCTGGTGCCGAGCCGCGACGAGCAGGGCCGGCCCATCCCCGAGTGGAAGCGGCAGGTGATGGTGCGCAAGCTGCAGCTGAagatgcaggaggaggaggagcagaagcGCAAG gagcaggaggaggaggcgcgCCTGGCCAGCATGCCGGCCTGGAGGAGGGACATCCTGCGCaagaagctggaggaggagag GGAGCAGAAACG GAAAGAGCAGGAGAAGCTGCGgcgcgaggaggaggagaaggagaaggagcagTCGGAGAAGCTAAGGACTCTTGGGTACGATGAGACCAAGCTGGCGCCCTGGCAGCGGCAGATCATCCTGAAGAAAGGGGACATAGCGAAGCACTAG